A section of the Streptomyces sp. NBC_01591 genome encodes:
- a CDS encoding ArsR/SmtB family transcription factor: protein MLRIHFTGRDLENVRIARRPDPLWEIVCSLCRLQNREGALAFDPWRQAAGGLLRRGGAARDAASALRSLVPRAAYFPDFLTPSVDDGPDDLRSGIDRVLATPRRRLRHELALLSASGGRPWAGAELARGDVAALTALGGNLRTYHREFIAPLWRRIGAATAADTALRTRAVVDGGTRALLESLRPMAVWEPPVLTVSYPVERDLHLDGRGLLLVPSYFCWRQPITLADDGLRPVLIYPVDRTTAPPSASPAALARLLGPARAALLYETAARDCASTSELAEATGYSLPSVSQQLAVLREGGLVASRRDGKWVRHTATPVGRRLLEGC, encoded by the coding sequence ATGCTGCGTATCCACTTCACGGGCAGAGATCTGGAGAACGTGCGCATCGCGCGCCGTCCCGACCCGCTCTGGGAAATCGTGTGCAGCCTGTGCCGCCTGCAGAACCGCGAGGGCGCGCTCGCCTTCGACCCGTGGCGGCAGGCGGCCGGCGGACTGCTCCGCCGGGGCGGAGCGGCCCGGGACGCGGCGTCGGCGCTGCGCAGTCTGGTGCCGCGTGCCGCCTACTTCCCGGACTTCCTCACCCCGTCCGTCGACGACGGCCCCGATGATCTCCGCTCGGGCATCGACCGGGTGCTCGCGACACCGCGACGCCGATTACGCCACGAACTGGCCCTGCTGTCGGCGAGCGGCGGACGGCCGTGGGCGGGCGCGGAGCTGGCCCGGGGCGACGTCGCGGCGCTGACCGCCCTGGGCGGCAACCTGCGCACGTACCACCGGGAGTTCATCGCGCCACTGTGGCGCCGCATCGGCGCTGCCACGGCGGCCGACACGGCCCTGCGCACCCGCGCCGTGGTGGACGGTGGGACGCGGGCGCTGCTGGAAAGCCTGCGGCCGATGGCGGTCTGGGAGCCGCCCGTGCTGACCGTCAGCTATCCGGTCGAGCGCGATCTGCACCTGGATGGCAGAGGGCTGCTCCTGGTCCCGTCGTACTTCTGCTGGCGGCAGCCGATCACCCTGGCGGACGACGGGCTGCGGCCGGTGCTGATCTACCCGGTCGACCGTACGACTGCCCCGCCCTCCGCGTCCCCGGCCGCACTGGCCCGATTACTGGGCCCGGCCCGCGCCGCGCTCCTGTACGAGACCGCTGCCCGCGACTGCGCCTCCACTTCCGAGCTGGCCGAAGCGACCGGATACTCGCTGCCGAGCGTCAGCCAGCAGCTGGCCGTGCTGCGGGAGGGCGGGCTCGTCGCGAGCCGGCGGGACGGCAAGTGGGTCCGGCATACGGCAACTCCAGTGGGCCGCCGATTACTCGAGGGCTGCTGA
- a CDS encoding helix-turn-helix domain-containing protein, with translation MDTQQVSAPSRAPSPVRGGATPTSGVMHINSRHTSRFTVIGNHLAQHRELSLLAIGLSTYIQSLPAGARIDIKTLADRLPESEARIAAALRELEAHGYLSRTRERLSNGRVVTRTCSYNQPTGAAQRHPAPSPASRTRRRPSRPAPTPMAAPAPTPAPAPAPTSAPAPAPTPVPRAATAEPPPLPQPRNPLPQYLRAATALLTDLHRHSAAITLTEKDVVLLAPAAATWFERGATPAALRHALTHDLPQPLKRPAKLLRYRLTALLPPPPAPDHPTVLFQNCDRCERAFRSPTPGNCRDCREEAADDPHAPFPILSG, from the coding sequence ATGGATACACAGCAGGTTAGCGCGCCCTCGCGCGCCCCGTCTCCCGTTCGCGGGGGCGCCACGCCGACATCCGGTGTCATGCACATCAACTCCCGGCACACCAGCCGCTTCACCGTCATCGGCAACCACCTCGCCCAGCACCGCGAGCTCTCCCTGCTCGCGATCGGGCTCTCGACGTACATCCAGTCGCTTCCGGCCGGGGCGCGCATCGACATCAAGACCCTCGCCGACCGCCTCCCCGAGAGCGAGGCCCGTATCGCCGCCGCGTTACGCGAACTGGAGGCTCACGGCTACCTGAGCCGTACCCGCGAGCGCCTCTCCAACGGGCGGGTCGTCACGCGTACTTGCTCCTACAACCAGCCGACCGGCGCCGCGCAGCGACACCCGGCCCCGAGTCCGGCCTCCAGGACGCGCCGCCGTCCCAGCCGCCCGGCTCCCACACCGATGGCGGCACCGGCCCCCACACCGGCACCGGCACCGGCACCGACATCAGCCCCCGCTCCCGCCCCCACCCCCGTCCCCAGGGCCGCCACGGCAGAGCCCCCGCCGCTCCCCCAGCCCCGCAACCCGCTCCCCCAGTACCTCCGCGCCGCCACCGCGCTGCTCACCGACCTCCACCGGCACTCGGCCGCGATCACGCTCACCGAGAAGGACGTCGTCCTCCTCGCCCCCGCCGCCGCGACCTGGTTCGAGCGCGGTGCCACGCCCGCCGCTCTCCGGCATGCCCTCACCCACGATCTGCCCCAGCCCCTCAAGCGCCCCGCCAAGCTGCTCCGGTACCGGCTCACCGCTCTTCTCCCGCCCCCGCCGGCCCCGGATCACCCCACCGTCCTGTTCCAGAACTGCGACCGCTGTGAGCGGGCCTTCCGGTCCCCCACCCCAGGCAACTGCCGCGACTGCCGGGAAGAAGCGGCCGACGATCCGCACGCCCCGTTCCCTATCCTGAGCGGATGA
- a CDS encoding HAD family hydrolase, with translation MITAPELVIFDCDGVLVDSERIAVRIQVQVGAELGWPLTAEEVVEKFVGRSNKSIGELVDATLPGASATWQKRFEDLHRDAVETELVAVEGIHEALAAIALPTCVASSGSHEKMRHTLGHTGLYAHFEGRIFSATEVSRGKPAPDLFLHAARRMGVEPAACVVVEDSKYGVQAARSAGMRAFGFAGGLTPAHWLEGPDTVVFDDMHKLPSLLSGS, from the coding sequence ATGATCACTGCTCCTGAACTCGTCATATTCGACTGCGACGGCGTTCTCGTCGACAGCGAACGGATCGCCGTACGCATCCAGGTCCAGGTGGGCGCCGAGCTGGGGTGGCCGCTGACGGCGGAGGAGGTCGTCGAGAAGTTCGTGGGGCGGTCGAACAAGTCCATCGGCGAACTGGTCGACGCAACGCTGCCCGGCGCGTCCGCCACCTGGCAGAAGCGCTTCGAGGACCTCCACCGCGACGCCGTCGAGACCGAACTCGTCGCGGTGGAGGGCATCCACGAAGCACTGGCCGCCATCGCGCTCCCCACCTGCGTGGCGTCCAGCGGCAGCCACGAGAAGATGCGCCACACCCTGGGCCACACCGGGCTTTACGCACACTTCGAGGGGCGCATCTTCAGCGCCACCGAGGTCTCACGCGGAAAGCCCGCCCCCGATCTCTTTCTGCATGCGGCCCGGCGGATGGGTGTCGAACCCGCCGCCTGTGTGGTCGTCGAGGACAGCAAGTACGGTGTGCAGGCCGCCCGTTCAGCCGGGATGCGGGCGTTCGGCTTCGCGGGCGGGCTGACCCCGGCGCACTGGTTGGAAGGGCCGGACACCGTGGTCTTCGACGACATGCACAAGCTGCCGTCGCTGCTGTCCGGGAGCTGA
- a CDS encoding DUF397 domain-containing protein, which translates to MNTEQLHWFKSSHSDGEGGNCIEVAYDWRKSSHSTGEGGNCVEVATCPTTIHIRDSKNTQGPHLDLAPGAWSAFVAYAQQG; encoded by the coding sequence ATGAACACCGAGCAACTGCACTGGTTCAAGAGCAGCCACAGCGACGGCGAAGGTGGCAACTGCATCGAGGTCGCCTACGACTGGCGCAAGTCGAGCCACAGCACCGGCGAAGGCGGCAATTGCGTCGAAGTCGCGACCTGCCCCACCACCATCCACATCCGCGACTCCAAGAACACCCAGGGCCCCCACCTCGACCTCGCCCCCGGCGCCTGGTCCGCGTTCGTCGCGTACGCGCAGCAGGGCTGA
- a CDS encoding peptidoglycan D,D-transpeptidase FtsI family protein, translating to MNRPLRHIAIFCGLLVMALLLRANWLQYVKSEPLANHEKNRRVKITQFATPRGDIIVGSDAITGSKAVEGTDFKYQRTFKQGPMYAPVTGYASQAQGMSLLEKTYDSILSGQDDRFAFRHAKDIITGEQRRGGDVITTIDPKAQKAGYKGLTDLGARGAVVALEPSTGKVLALVSTPSYDPSVFAGNSFKEGDKFQALVDDKSKPLANRPLRETFPPGSTFKILTAAAALENGVVTDVDAASDAVSPYPLPLSTNKIGSEAGDAVCNKASMKTAMQYSCNNVFLDAASKVGDEKMRETAENFGFNADVYDKEFGDMLATKSLYPNELDKPGTALTGMGQGSLTSTPMQMAMVTAALANDGKLMQPYIVDELRGPDLSVLEKHEPKLKSQAVSEETAKKVQEMMEFTAKEGSAQRALIDGVTVGGKTGTAQRGVDVNDEVPYGWFVSYGEADGKSVAVAVFIDPTAMDISRSDISGGRLGAPIAKSVMKAVLGK from the coding sequence GCTCCAGTACGTCAAGAGCGAGCCCCTGGCCAATCATGAGAAGAACCGCCGGGTGAAGATCACCCAGTTCGCCACCCCGCGCGGCGACATCATCGTGGGCAGCGACGCGATCACCGGTTCCAAGGCGGTCGAAGGAACGGACTTCAAGTACCAGCGGACCTTCAAGCAGGGCCCGATGTACGCCCCCGTCACTGGATACGCCTCCCAGGCGCAGGGCATGTCCCTCCTGGAGAAGACGTACGACAGCATCCTCAGCGGCCAGGACGACCGCTTCGCGTTCCGGCACGCCAAGGACATCATCACCGGCGAGCAGCGGCGCGGCGGTGATGTGATCACCACGATCGACCCGAAGGCGCAGAAGGCCGGCTACAAGGGACTGACCGACCTCGGCGCACGGGGCGCGGTCGTCGCGTTGGAGCCGAGCACGGGGAAGGTCTTGGCCCTCGTCTCCACTCCCTCGTACGACCCGTCCGTCTTCGCCGGGAACTCGTTCAAGGAGGGGGACAAGTTCCAGGCGCTCGTCGACGACAAGAGCAAGCCGCTGGCCAACCGCCCGCTGCGTGAGACCTTCCCGCCCGGTTCGACGTTCAAGATCCTCACCGCGGCCGCAGCCCTGGAGAACGGCGTGGTCACCGACGTCGACGCGGCATCCGACGCCGTCTCCCCGTACCCCCTGCCGCTCTCCACGAACAAGATCGGCAGCGAGGCCGGCGACGCGGTGTGCAACAAGGCGTCCATGAAGACCGCGATGCAGTACTCCTGCAACAACGTCTTCCTCGACGCGGCGTCCAAGGTCGGCGACGAGAAGATGCGTGAGACCGCGGAGAACTTCGGCTTCAACGCCGATGTCTACGACAAGGAATTCGGCGACATGCTCGCCACCAAGAGCCTCTACCCGAACGAACTGGACAAGCCCGGAACCGCGCTGACGGGCATGGGGCAGGGCAGCCTCACCAGCACCCCGATGCAGATGGCCATGGTGACGGCCGCCCTCGCCAACGACGGCAAGCTGATGCAGCCGTACATCGTGGACGAGCTGCGCGGCCCCGACCTGTCGGTCCTGGAGAAGCACGAGCCGAAGCTCAAGAGCCAGGCCGTGTCCGAGGAGACGGCGAAGAAGGTCCAGGAAATGATGGAGTTCACGGCCAAGGAGGGCAGCGCCCAGCGGGCCTTGATCGACGGAGTCACGGTCGGCGGCAAGACCGGCACGGCGCAGCGCGGTGTCGACGTGAACGACGAGGTGCCGTACGGCTGGTTCGTCTCGTACGGCGAGGCCGACGGCAAGTCGGTGGCGGTTGCGGTGTTCATCGACCCGACGGCCATGGACATCTCCCGATCGGACATCTCCGGTGGCCGGCTGGGCGCGCCGATCGCGAAGAGCGTGATGAAGGCGGTGCTGGGGAAGTAG